Proteins encoded within one genomic window of Triticum aestivum cultivar Chinese Spring chromosome 2D, IWGSC CS RefSeq v2.1, whole genome shotgun sequence:
- the LOC123051791 gene encoding rhomboid-like protein 19: MMSSVSPPAPSLPSGGGSFFRGYTKLCKGLAVILLLVHLLVQLFPSAVNYLALIPARTIPFAWNLITAGYVEQTIPGVIISIIGLLLFGKLLEPLWGTKELSKFVFIVNFSTSMCVFVTAIAVYYVTQQESYLYTPLSGFYGVLSGLLVGIKQLMPEMELNLFVLKIKGKWIPSLIALISVVVSFFMKDLVSYLPVILFGIYMSWIYLRYFQKRLETGLKGDPSEEFSFSSFFPAILRPVLDPIATIFHRLLCGRSDRADRGQTLETSSLPGSDSTEANRRRERGQRALEQRLAEKLAAVKSTESTSLDASDKV; encoded by the exons ATGATGAGCAGCGTCTCCCCTCCGGCGCCGTCGCTCCCCTCCGGG GGTGGAAGCTTCTTCAGAGGGTACACGAAGCTCTGCAAGGGCCTCGCCGTCATATTGCTTCTCGTGCACCTCTTGGTCCAGCTGTTCCCATCAGCCGTCAACTATCTCGCGCTTATCCCCGCAAG GACAATCCCTTTCGCCTGGAACTTGATTACTGCTGGCTATGTCGAGCAAACAATTCCAGGG GTGATTATCAGCATCATTGGTCTTCTTTTATTTGGGAAATTATTAGAGCCTTTATGGGGCACAAAGGAGTTATCAAAGTTCGTTTTTATTGTCAACTTCTCAACTTCAATGTGTGTCTTCGTAACTGCTATTGCTGTGTACTATGTAACACAACAAGAGAGCTACCT CTACACTCCTCTTTCTGGTTTTTATGGGGTTCTGTCAGGATTGTTGGTGGGCATCAAGCAACTTATGCCAGAGATGGAGCTTAATCTTTTCGTGCTGAAGATTAAGGGAAAG TGGATCCCATCACTTATTGCACTGATCTCCGTTGTTGTAAGCTTCTTCATGAAGGACTTGGTATCTTACCTCCCAGTTATACTGTTTGGCATTTATATGAGTTGGATTTACCTGCGTTACTTCCAAAAGAGGCTAGAGACAGGCCTGAAAGGGGATCCAAGCGAGGAGTTCTCTTTCTCAAGTTTCTTCCCTGCAATTCTGAG ACCAGTTCTGGATCCAATAGCCACAATATTCCATAGGCTTCTGTGTGGAAGATCTGATAGGGCAGACCGGGGTCAGACATTGGAAACGTCATCATTGCCGGGTTCAGATTCTACTGAGGCAAACAGGAGGAG GGAAAGGGGTCAAAGGGCACTGGAGCAAAGATTGGCTGAGAAGCTGGCTGCGGTCAAGAGTACAGAGAGCACGTCTCTCGACGCATCCGACAAAGTTTGA